CCTGGCAATCTGTTATCATGGAGTAAAAGTTCTTCTTTCTTTGACTTTTGattaagatattaaataaagttttcatTTCCATAGAGGAACTTTCAACAGCAAAGCTTGTCTCTGCCGTAGGAAAGTTGCAAGCAGTTATTTTACAAGACAAAGTCTCATGTTCGTTAAATACTACAGGTAAAACAAATATGAATATTCCAAGCAACTAAGACaactttatttcaaaaatacatTTACAGGGAATGAAATCAACTTACTTTGCTCCAATGGAATCCATGGTGCAAATGAAAGGCTTGTCTTCATCTCCCAATCCGGCAATTACTGGTTGGCAAAAGTATGGACCAAACCTACGGGGAAAAAATGTCATAAAACTCATCTCTTGCACGCATAAAAAGGACACCCTTTTCAATTGCAATTCCTACTTCAAATCTAACACTTCCAACTAATTCCTTTCAAGGTTGACATATCATAAAGTAAGGGCTTGAAATTGTTAGGAAAAGATGAAATCCATCTTTTAGATTTCAAGGctagaaaagaaattatgaaaagagaAAGTCAATATTATCCTTGATGCTCATTGCTCAGTTTATTCTCAAAAGCTAAGTAGGTTATTTCTCTTCAAGGACATATGTAAGGTTTATCACATGACATGTGCTCCATAAACTTTTCCTCCCCTGAgctccatttcttttaaaagaaatacattTGCTTTTAGCCATTTAACTAGTATTATTCAAAAGCATTGTTGCTCcaactctttaatttttttgaagcaCTCATGTCTAACACTCAAGTCCAACACATATCCAGATGAGTACGGGATATGATCCTCCAATACATggaaaaactaagaaaaaaattaaacatacatatgCTGAACACATATCTAGACACGAGACTTAAAGCCAGTCTTAGTAACACAATTCGAAAGTACTACACATAAAAAACAGATATAATTTACCATTTCTCAACTACTCTTATCTTATAGACCCATTATCCTTAAGAAATCAATTCTCTCCTagtattttttctaattaatttgaATGTCCAACTAATCAAGAGTTAATATTTTGCAGTATAAAGCAAAACTAAAGCTACACATTTCTTCCATCAATTGAACAAAGCCAAAGATAAGTAAGTGAGGATTTTAAACAAACCTTTTCTCGTAAAGAAGAGCAGAAACAAGGTTAGCAAAAGTTTCAGGTTTCATGTCCCTCTCTTCTCTTAGCTGATACAACTTATGCCGAAAGACAAGCCTTTGATaccttgaatttaaaaaaaaaacaaagaagataattatttattaagtgaAAAACAGAAATCATAGAAGGCAAAAAATAAGGGGAAAAAAAGGGTACAATGTTTGAGCATCGGTGGCAAGGCCAGAGAGTCCGAGAAAGACACGATCGTGGATTTTAGAAATCCTTTGGAAATCAGTGGCGATTGTTTGGAGTTGAACTCCGAGTCTACGATCGCTAGCAATGGCGAAGCAGTTCTTGCCTACCATGGCTACCAGAGCGCTCCCATTGTACTCGAAGATCTGCATCATCATCGAccacaaaagaaagaaactcTGTTATTAAGCTTCGAAGAATTAgggttaaaaaataaaaaagaaaaatgacatACCGACATTggaaattttagggttttcggTGTTGATTGCACAAGAAactgatttgattttaataaattgagattttaaatgACGAAGAAGAAGACTGTAGGATATGGATTGGAGGACACTCCGCTATTCTCAAAGCTCCAAGTTTTGACCCGGTATGTCCGGTTAGGATTCAGTTGAGTTGCTCATGGCCGGGTCCGTTCCGGTCCGATTTGACGGGTCTATATATAATATCAACTCTACtaaagtcactaaattattaataagttatattttgatcatttaacttcagaagttacaaaatggtcattgaggtatttaaaagttttcattaagtcactaaattattcgaaAGCTTTACTttaagtcattaaactattcgaaagtttttctTTAAGTCACTAGAcgattaagtttttttttaagttcgaCTAACGAGCTCCAAGCGACTATTCAACAATCGGTATAGTAGACTAGT
This sequence is a window from Gossypium raimondii isolate GPD5lz chromosome 5, ASM2569854v1, whole genome shotgun sequence. Protein-coding genes within it:
- the LOC105770585 gene encoding proteasome subunit beta type-3-A isoform X2, with the translated sequence MQIFEYNGSALVAMVGKNCFAIASDRRLGVQLQTIATDFQRISKIHDRVFLGLSGLATDAQTLYQRLVFRHKLYQLREERDMKPETFANLVSALLYEKRFGPYFCQPVIAGLGDEDKPFICTMDSIGAKELAKDFVVAGTASESLYGACESMFKEDMEPEELFETVSQALLSSVDRDCLSGWGGHVYVVTPTEVKERILKGRMD
- the LOC105770585 gene encoding proteasome subunit beta type-3-A isoform X3 → MVGKNCFAIASDRRLGVQLQTIATDFQRISKIHDRVFLGLSGLATDAQTLYQRLVFRHKLYQLREERDMKPETFANLVSALLYEKRFGPYFCQPVIAGLGDEDKPFICTMDSIGAKELAKDFVVAGTASESLYGACESMFKEDMEPEELFETVSQALLSSVDRDCLSGWGGHVYVVTPTEVKERILKGRMD
- the LOC105770585 gene encoding proteasome subunit beta type-3-A isoform X1 → MSIFEYNGSALVAMVGKNCFAIASDRRLGVQLQTIATDFQRISKIHDRVFLGLSGLATDAQTLYQRLVFRHKLYQLREERDMKPETFANLVSALLYEKRFGPYFCQPVIAGLGDEDKPFICTMDSIGAKELAKDFVVAGTASESLYGACESMFKEDMEPEELFETVSQALLSSVDRDCLSGWGGHVYVVTPTEVKERILKGRMD